In Streptomyces sp. NBC_00569, a single genomic region encodes these proteins:
- a CDS encoding VOC family protein has product MSARGGCELTRIPGVRYADHIGLTVPDLEEAVAFFVQVLGAEELYRSTRGPDAEFMPENFAVPQDASLTLAMLRMPPNLNVELFEWNTSERRTEHPRHSDAGGHHLCFTVDDVDEAIAVLRGVPGVRVLGERKEVAGDSPRVAGNRWTYFLTPWGLLMEIVDRSRVADPPSFVGPADWRTAESDNTGKDQ; this is encoded by the coding sequence ATGAGCGCGCGCGGCGGATGCGAACTGACCCGCATCCCCGGTGTCCGCTACGCCGACCACATCGGGCTCACCGTCCCCGACCTGGAGGAGGCCGTCGCGTTCTTCGTCCAGGTGCTGGGAGCGGAGGAGCTCTACCGCTCCACCCGAGGTCCTGATGCGGAGTTCATGCCCGAGAACTTCGCGGTACCGCAGGACGCGAGCCTCACGCTGGCGATGCTGCGCATGCCTCCCAATCTCAACGTAGAGCTCTTCGAGTGGAACACCTCCGAGCGCCGCACCGAGCACCCGCGGCACAGCGACGCAGGCGGGCACCACCTGTGCTTCACCGTGGACGACGTCGACGAGGCCATTGCGGTGCTCCGCGGCGTCCCGGGTGTGCGCGTGCTCGGCGAGCGCAAAGAGGTCGCCGGCGACAGCCCCCGCGTCGCGGGCAATCGATGGACCTACTTCCTCACGCCGTGGGGGCTGCTCATGGAGATCGTCGACCGTTCGAGGGTGGCCGATCCGCCGTCCTTCGTCGGCCCCGCCGACTGGCGCACAGCAGAAAGCGACAACACCGGAAAGGACCAGTGA
- a CDS encoding sugar phosphate isomerase/epimerase family protein, whose product MRLAAHTLGTPQQTVPEALALFAAAGLDAAEVIYQDDYRSGLPLGDRRSAEEARRASEDLGVPIIGLTPYTTGINALDGSQWRTAIDEFRGAIEIAQVVGADRLRVYAGAWHPGDQDHAAHWDRLVAALRTLGSEASDAGVRLCVENHFGTMTQSAADTARLVREVNSDAVRVLYDQANLTFTHDEAYEEALRVQGDLIGHVHVKDLVFTDPDAPFHAAETARVAASERAVRSRVVGDGIVPWSDIIPSLSTLGYDDALSLEYEYRWHPQDLPEPAVGFKRSAEALRACVDQPAAAVGSAR is encoded by the coding sequence ATGCGGCTCGCAGCCCACACCCTCGGAACTCCGCAACAGACCGTCCCGGAGGCCCTCGCACTGTTCGCGGCGGCCGGACTCGACGCTGCCGAGGTCATCTACCAGGACGACTATCGCTCCGGGCTGCCGCTGGGCGATCGTCGCTCGGCCGAGGAGGCCCGGCGGGCCTCCGAGGACCTCGGAGTCCCGATCATCGGGCTCACGCCGTACACGACGGGGATCAACGCTCTTGACGGGAGCCAGTGGCGGACCGCCATCGACGAGTTCCGCGGCGCAATCGAGATCGCCCAGGTCGTAGGCGCCGACCGGCTCCGGGTGTACGCGGGAGCGTGGCATCCGGGCGACCAGGACCACGCAGCCCACTGGGACCGCCTCGTCGCGGCCCTGCGCACACTGGGTTCGGAAGCCTCGGACGCCGGAGTACGCCTCTGCGTCGAGAACCACTTCGGAACCATGACACAGTCGGCGGCCGACACGGCCCGGCTGGTGCGCGAAGTGAACAGCGATGCCGTACGGGTCCTCTACGACCAGGCCAATCTGACGTTCACGCACGACGAGGCGTACGAGGAAGCGCTGCGCGTTCAGGGCGACTTGATCGGCCACGTGCACGTGAAGGACCTCGTGTTCACCGACCCCGACGCGCCGTTCCACGCGGCGGAGACCGCCCGCGTCGCGGCGTCCGAGCGCGCGGTGCGCTCGCGCGTCGTCGGCGACGGCATCGTGCCCTGGAGCGACATCATCCCGTCCCTGTCCACGCTCGGCTACGACGACGCCCTCTCACTTGAGTACGAGTACCGGTGGCACCCCCAGGACCTGCCCGAGCCGGCGGTGGGCTTCAAACGGTCCGCGGAGGCCTTGCGCGCCTGCGTCGACCAGCCGGCCGCGGCAGTGGGGAGCGCACGATGA
- a CDS encoding AAA family ATPase produces the protein MTGTTLRIVIGTAGSGKSTVARRLAREYAAAYLDKDAMSARFVEAALQAAGYDPGDRESNAYYLEHIVPLEYDSLLDMAGANLRIGRAVVIDAPFSPYLSDPDFITKAAERFDWPPVDIEVIRVRVSPETLQQRLRERGLERDRWKLAHWEEYWAEHGGQACAWAGVRLREFSNDADEAGLSLRA, from the coding sequence ATGACCGGGACGACCCTCCGCATCGTCATCGGTACGGCCGGCTCCGGGAAGTCCACGGTCGCCCGCCGTCTCGCACGCGAGTACGCCGCCGCCTACCTAGACAAGGACGCGATGAGCGCCCGCTTCGTCGAGGCGGCCCTGCAAGCGGCCGGCTACGACCCGGGCGACCGCGAGTCGAACGCGTACTACTTGGAACACATCGTGCCTCTTGAGTACGACTCGCTCCTCGACATGGCCGGGGCCAACCTGCGCATCGGCCGCGCCGTGGTCATCGACGCGCCGTTCAGCCCGTACCTCTCCGATCCCGACTTCATCACGAAGGCCGCGGAGCGCTTCGACTGGCCGCCTGTCGACATTGAGGTGATCCGCGTCCGTGTCTCTCCCGAGACACTGCAGCAACGCCTACGGGAGCGCGGCCTTGAGCGCGATCGCTGGAAGCTTGCCCATTGGGAGGAGTACTGGGCCGAGCACGGGGGACAGGCGTGTGCCTGGGCGGGTGTGCGTCTGCGGGAGTTCTCCAACGACGCGGACGAGGCTGGATTGTCCCTGCGGGCGTAG
- a CDS encoding LacI family DNA-binding transcriptional regulator, with protein MADPSIDAVAKAAGVHRSTVSRAFSRPEAVRTETREHILRVAEQLGYTMSPLAQALRRKSSTFVPLIVPDITNPFFAELAKTMTEAAGQRGYQLMLCVTNGDTVQTAGYLTAMQSLYAPFGIIAPSTRVDIDTLTEIDFGQRMVVIDRVDEHPTVPTVTVDSRRGIELAFEHLRSLGHRRIGYVSGIAGTHTAQDRMDAYRDLADDPIVLDSGADTEAGERAAAQFVAMDDRPTAIIAANDMVAFGVISALAVQGISVPGDVSVIGFDGLSLGARSNPALTTISQPITDMGSIAIELAEKKAADGSAGHVVLEPELLVRASTAGPRS; from the coding sequence ATGGCTGATCCCAGCATCGATGCCGTCGCGAAGGCGGCGGGCGTGCACCGCTCCACGGTCTCCCGGGCCTTCTCCCGCCCAGAGGCGGTCAGGACGGAAACGCGGGAGCACATTCTGCGCGTCGCGGAGCAACTCGGGTACACCATGAGCCCGCTCGCCCAAGCGCTGCGGCGAAAGTCGAGCACGTTCGTCCCGCTGATCGTGCCGGACATCACCAATCCGTTCTTCGCCGAGCTCGCCAAGACGATGACCGAGGCCGCGGGGCAGCGCGGCTACCAGCTGATGCTCTGCGTCACCAACGGCGACACCGTGCAGACCGCCGGCTACCTGACCGCCATGCAGTCGCTGTACGCGCCGTTCGGCATCATCGCGCCCTCGACGCGGGTGGACATCGACACGCTGACAGAGATCGACTTCGGGCAGCGCATGGTCGTCATCGACCGCGTGGACGAGCACCCGACGGTGCCGACCGTCACCGTCGACAGCCGCCGGGGCATCGAGCTCGCCTTCGAGCACCTGCGCTCGCTCGGCCACCGCCGGATCGGCTACGTCTCGGGCATCGCGGGCACGCACACGGCACAGGACCGCATGGACGCCTACCGCGACCTGGCCGATGACCCGATCGTCCTCGACAGCGGGGCCGACACCGAGGCGGGCGAGCGTGCGGCCGCACAGTTCGTCGCCATGGACGACCGGCCCACGGCGATCATCGCGGCGAACGACATGGTCGCGTTCGGGGTGATCTCCGCACTCGCCGTCCAGGGCATCAGCGTCCCGGGCGACGTCTCGGTCATCGGTTTCGACGGGCTCAGCCTGGGAGCACGCTCCAACCCGGCTCTGACCACAATCAGCCAGCCCATCACCGACATGGGCAGCATCGCGATCGAACTCGCCGAAAAGAAGGCGGCGGACGGATCAGCCGGGCACGTCGTCCTGGAGCCGGAGCTGCTGGTGCGCGCCTCGACCGCCGGGCCGCGCTCATGA
- a CDS encoding bifunctional 4-hydroxy-2-oxoglutarate aldolase/2-dehydro-3-deoxy-phosphogluconate aldolase: MFTKLRTLRTIDESGAVLIVRLPDPDTAERVAHAAIEGGFRALEITLSIPGAVDLVRRLAGQYASEGIAVGAGTVLDGHAAYECIRAGAAFLVSPQLNSEMIRVANRYQVPTVSGAFTPTELLESAEAGADILKLFPTENAGMPYAKAVLAPLAHLPIMPAGGVTKENVAEWFAAGVTSVGVGSAVTKAWQPDGDFTRVTAAARDFLAAVQDARR; the protein is encoded by the coding sequence ATGTTCACCAAGCTGCGGACGCTCCGGACGATCGACGAGTCCGGTGCCGTCCTCATCGTTCGCCTGCCGGATCCGGACACCGCGGAGCGCGTCGCGCACGCCGCGATCGAGGGCGGGTTCCGGGCGCTCGAGATCACGCTGTCCATACCGGGGGCGGTGGACCTCGTGCGCAGATTGGCCGGGCAGTACGCGTCCGAGGGCATCGCGGTGGGGGCCGGGACCGTGCTCGACGGCCACGCCGCGTACGAGTGCATCCGCGCCGGTGCGGCGTTCCTGGTCAGCCCGCAGCTCAACTCCGAGATGATCCGCGTCGCGAACCGCTACCAGGTACCCACGGTCAGTGGCGCGTTCACGCCGACCGAACTGCTCGAATCGGCGGAGGCGGGAGCGGACATCCTCAAGCTGTTCCCGACGGAGAACGCCGGCATGCCCTACGCCAAGGCCGTGCTGGCGCCCCTGGCGCATCTGCCGATCATGCCCGCCGGCGGCGTGACGAAGGAGAACGTCGCGGAGTGGTTCGCGGCGGGCGTCACCAGCGTCGGCGTGGGCAGCGCTGTCACCAAGGCGTGGCAACCTGACGGCGACTTCACCCGGGTCACCGCCGCGGCCCGCGATTTTCTGGCAGCGGTGCAGGATGCACGCCGATGA
- a CDS encoding IS3 family transposase, producing the protein MTAVYAFIEAEKTTHNVALLCRLLQVVRSSFYAWRAGEQARRAKQAADDALAHEITVLHIASRRTYGVPRIHAGLRRLGHRVNHKRIERVMRERRIMGVTRRRRRGLTRPAKRAVPAVDLLGRDFTATAPGMRLVGDITFIATAEGWLYLATWLDLATREIVGYSMADHHRATLVVDALAMAAGRGRLRPGCIARSDRGSEYTSEELRGQIRKLGLRQSVGRTGSCFDNAAAESFFAVLKEEIGTRTWPDRATARAEIFAFIETFYNRKRLRKHPGWGYLTPLEIRQRHEQGHALVA; encoded by the coding sequence ATGACCGCGGTGTACGCGTTCATCGAGGCGGAGAAGACCACCCACAACGTTGCTCTGCTGTGCCGGCTCTTGCAGGTGGTCCGGTCCTCGTTTTACGCCTGGCGGGCCGGCGAACAGGCCCGGCGGGCCAAGCAGGCCGCCGACGACGCCCTGGCCCACGAAATCACCGTGCTGCACATCGCCTCCCGGCGCACTTATGGCGTCCCGCGGATCCACGCCGGGCTGCGTCGGCTGGGACATCGGGTCAACCACAAGCGCATCGAACGGGTCATGCGTGAGCGACGCATCATGGGGGTCACCCGTCGTCGGCGACGAGGCCTGACCCGTCCGGCGAAGAGGGCCGTGCCCGCTGTGGACCTGCTCGGCCGCGACTTCACGGCCACCGCGCCCGGCATGAGGCTGGTCGGCGACATCACCTTCATCGCCACCGCCGAGGGATGGCTCTATTTGGCGACCTGGCTGGACCTGGCCACACGCGAGATCGTCGGCTACTCGATGGCCGACCACCACCGGGCAACTCTGGTCGTCGACGCACTGGCCATGGCCGCCGGACGGGGCCGGCTGCGGCCGGGCTGCATCGCGCGCTCCGATCGCGGCAGCGAGTACACGTCCGAGGAACTCCGGGGCCAAATACGCAAGTTGGGACTGCGGCAGAGCGTGGGCCGGACCGGCTCGTGCTTCGACAACGCCGCCGCCGAGTCCTTCTTCGCGGTGCTGAAGGAAGAGATCGGCACCCGCACGTGGCCTGACCGGGCCACCGCCCGAGCCGAGATCTTCGCCTTCATCGAAACCTTTTACAACCGCAAGCGGCTACGGAAACATCCGGGCTGGGGCTACCTGACCCCGCTGGAGATCCGACAGCGACACGAACAAGGTCACGCCCTCGTGGCGTAA
- a CDS encoding shikimate dehydrogenase family protein — protein MISGTTSLIAHMGYPTYTFKSPLIYNPWFEKNGVDAVVVPMGVKDTDYPQFFRSVFRLTNIRGALVTMPHKVTTLELVDEISPTARIAGAANAVLLREDGRLLADQFDGAGFIRGVLRKGFDPSGKRALVVGNGGVGSAIAASLAGTGLAGIGLFDPNTAASESLAQRIGEHYPDVKVALGSMDPEGYDLVVNATPIGMREGDPLPVDVDRIAPDSFVVDVVNKTEVTPFLRAAQERGCTIQGGTDMLFEMIPPLLKFFGFGAATADELRVTAQLPS, from the coding sequence ATGATCAGCGGAACGACGTCGCTCATCGCACACATGGGGTACCCCACCTACACGTTCAAGTCGCCGCTGATCTACAACCCTTGGTTCGAGAAGAACGGTGTCGACGCGGTCGTCGTCCCTATGGGGGTCAAGGACACGGACTACCCGCAATTCTTCCGGTCGGTCTTCAGGCTCACGAACATCCGCGGTGCGCTCGTCACCATGCCGCACAAGGTGACCACCCTGGAGCTGGTGGACGAGATCAGCCCGACCGCCAGGATCGCCGGCGCGGCTAACGCGGTCCTGCTGCGGGAGGACGGGCGGCTTCTCGCCGATCAGTTCGACGGCGCGGGGTTCATCCGTGGTGTGTTGCGCAAGGGGTTCGACCCGTCGGGGAAACGCGCGCTCGTGGTCGGCAACGGAGGCGTCGGTTCAGCGATCGCGGCCTCGCTGGCCGGTACCGGGCTGGCCGGGATCGGACTGTTCGATCCGAATACGGCCGCGTCCGAGTCGCTCGCCCAGCGCATCGGCGAGCACTACCCCGACGTGAAGGTCGCCTTGGGATCGATGGATCCCGAGGGCTACGACCTGGTCGTCAACGCCACCCCGATCGGGATGAGGGAGGGCGACCCACTGCCGGTCGACGTTGATCGGATCGCGCCCGATTCGTTCGTCGTGGACGTGGTGAACAAGACCGAGGTCACTCCCTTCCTACGGGCGGCGCAGGAGAGGGGCTGCACCATCCAGGGGGGTACTGACATGCTGTTCGAGATGATTCCGCCGCTTCTGAAGTTCTTCGGCTTCGGTGCTGCCACGGCCGATGAGTTGCGGGTTACTGCGCAGTTGCCGTCGTGA
- a CDS encoding Gfo/Idh/MocA family protein, protein MSGARTIVVGASHWHVPLYAEAIAAVHDVVGLSDEDPGRVGDLAKLWACPVESDWRRLLELRDIELAYVFGPHDRMPEVCRALIERGIPFVVEKPLGTSIDQLREVRRAAEEARVPATVPLIQRDGPADRWLAKAGRPVYQRLSFIAGPPERYERNGNPWMLDPERAGGGCLANLGPHFTDLFLQRSGNTTAEVEARLSSALHTGTVEDHATLLLTAPDGREAIIEVGYAFPDSGLKRYCSYSSAGEAGFASITSDGEATFTTLDGRTERAVIDVDSDPLYAPFVRQVARTLDDGFRGLPTLGELQDTMRIIWHAYGTGSQGGLHG, encoded by the coding sequence ATGAGCGGCGCGCGCACCATCGTCGTCGGTGCGTCCCACTGGCACGTGCCTCTCTACGCGGAGGCGATCGCCGCGGTTCACGACGTCGTCGGGCTCTCGGACGAGGACCCCGGGCGCGTGGGTGACCTTGCCAAGCTGTGGGCCTGCCCGGTGGAGTCCGACTGGCGCCGGCTGCTGGAGCTGCGGGACATCGAGCTCGCGTACGTGTTCGGCCCGCACGACCGCATGCCCGAGGTATGCCGGGCGCTGATCGAGCGGGGCATCCCGTTCGTCGTCGAGAAGCCGCTCGGCACCTCGATCGACCAGCTGCGAGAGGTGCGGCGCGCCGCCGAGGAGGCACGCGTCCCGGCCACCGTCCCGCTGATTCAGCGCGACGGCCCCGCGGACCGCTGGCTCGCCAAGGCCGGGCGCCCGGTGTACCAGCGGCTGTCGTTCATCGCGGGTCCGCCGGAACGCTACGAGCGCAACGGCAACCCGTGGATGCTCGATCCCGAGCGCGCCGGCGGCGGCTGCCTGGCCAACCTGGGCCCGCATTTCACCGACCTGTTCTTGCAGCGCAGCGGGAACACGACCGCCGAGGTCGAGGCACGGCTGTCGTCCGCCCTGCACACCGGAACCGTCGAGGATCACGCGACCCTCCTCCTCACCGCCCCCGACGGGCGCGAGGCGATCATCGAGGTGGGGTACGCGTTCCCGGACTCGGGGCTGAAGCGTTACTGCAGCTACTCCTCCGCGGGCGAGGCCGGTTTCGCTTCCATCACCTCGGACGGAGAGGCCACGTTCACCACGCTCGACGGCCGCACCGAAAGGGCCGTCATCGACGTCGACAGCGACCCTCTGTACGCCCCCTTCGTACGGCAGGTCGCGCGCACGCTCGACGACGGCTTCCGCGGCCTGCCGACCCTCGGCGAGCTGCAGGACACCATGCGGATCATCTGGCACGCCTACGGCACCGGCTCACAAGGAGGACTTCATGGCTGA